A part of Corynebacterium lactis RW2-5 genomic DNA contains:
- the glp gene encoding gephyrin-like molybdotransferase Glp produces MRSVEEQLAAITAHAVMPDPVRIAISESLGMLCAEDVLAEQPLPGFVQSAIDGYAVRAVDIVGHAGQLHADARPSDVDFREVELPVVGEVAAGSHHPMRLQPKQAVRVQTGAPLPSLADAVVPLNWTDRGGRRVNVLHPVYSGDFVRKIGADVQPGDIAVSVDTVISPSQVGLLAAVGRSKVLVHPKPRLSVISIGNELVDVDRTPGLGQVYDVNSYALAAAGRDAGAEVHRVGIATGEPRRIREIIEGQLIKSELVVITGAIGGEAGEHIRRVVEELGEVDISRIAMHPGSVQGFGTLGDGKVPTFLLPSNPVSALVVFEVMVAPLIRMALGKRNPRRRAVTARAVGPIESAEKRRGFVRGQLMRDRETGEYMVQPLGGTGSAQAHLLAGMTEANCLIVVPEDVIRVRPGDVVDVLFMARQS; encoded by the coding sequence ATGCGTTCAGTCGAAGAACAACTGGCGGCGATTACCGCGCATGCAGTCATGCCGGACCCGGTTCGCATTGCGATTTCCGAGTCCCTGGGCATGCTGTGCGCCGAAGATGTCCTCGCTGAGCAGCCTCTTCCGGGCTTCGTCCAGTCGGCTATCGACGGCTATGCTGTCCGTGCGGTCGATATCGTGGGGCATGCAGGCCAGCTGCATGCGGATGCCCGCCCGAGCGATGTCGACTTCCGCGAGGTGGAATTGCCCGTCGTAGGCGAGGTCGCCGCGGGTTCCCACCACCCGATGCGCCTGCAGCCCAAGCAGGCTGTACGTGTCCAGACCGGCGCGCCCCTTCCCTCGCTTGCCGACGCCGTGGTCCCGCTGAACTGGACCGATCGCGGTGGCAGGCGAGTCAACGTCCTTCATCCGGTGTACTCGGGCGACTTCGTCCGCAAGATTGGCGCGGATGTTCAGCCCGGTGATATCGCGGTCAGCGTCGATACCGTAATTTCGCCTTCCCAGGTCGGTCTTCTCGCCGCGGTTGGCCGATCGAAAGTCCTGGTCCACCCGAAGCCGCGGCTGTCTGTGATTTCAATCGGCAACGAGCTGGTCGACGTCGACCGCACCCCGGGCCTCGGGCAGGTCTACGATGTCAACTCCTACGCCCTGGCCGCGGCGGGCCGCGACGCGGGCGCCGAGGTGCACAGGGTGGGCATCGCAACCGGAGAGCCACGTCGCATCCGCGAGATCATCGAGGGACAACTGATTAAGAGCGAACTCGTCGTCATCACCGGCGCAATCGGCGGTGAGGCGGGGGAGCATATCCGCAGGGTTGTCGAGGAGCTCGGCGAGGTGGACATTTCCCGCATCGCCATGCACCCGGGCTCTGTCCAGGGGTTCGGAACGCTGGGTGACGGCAAAGTTCCGACTTTCCTGCTGCCGTCCAACCCGGTCAGTGCTTTGGTGGTCTTTGAGGTCATGGTCGCCCCGCTGATCAGGATGGCTCTGGGTAAGCGCAACCCGCGTCGTCGGGCTGTGACGGCTCGTGCTGTTGGGCCAATCGAGTCCGCGGAGAAGCGCCGTGGTTTCGTCCGTGGCCAGCTGATGCGCGATCGCGAGACTGGCGAGTACATGGTGCAGCCACTGGGCGGCACCGGCAGCGCCCAGGCGCATCTGCTCGCCGGCATGACCGAGGCGAACTGCCTCATTGTCGTGCCGGAGGATGTCATCCGTGTGCGGCCGGGCGATGTCGTAGATGTCCTGTTCATGGCCCGACAGTCCTAG
- a CDS encoding UTP--glucose-1-phosphate uridylyltransferase has product MVTSSPDSGNGNGNPVRTVIVPAAGMGTRFLPATKTVPKELLPVVDTPGIEMIAEEAASAGASRLAIVTAPSKDGVLGHFDPRPDLEQTLAERGKDKIAAKVRRATEVIRVESVVQNKPLGLGHAVLVAEPLLDDDEDCVAVMLPDDLVLPMGVMDRMREVRERFGGSVLCALEIPHEEVFNYGVFDIEPAGGEGAKGEDSPADVKRVRGMVEKPDPEDAPSNYVAVGRYLLDRAIFDALRRIPRGKGGEYQLTDAIELLIQEGHPVHVVVHDGFRHDLGNPGGFIRACVDFGLRHPDYGAGLRAYMEERLEQDQ; this is encoded by the coding sequence ATGGTCACTTCGTCTCCAGACTCGGGCAACGGCAATGGAAATCCTGTCCGCACCGTAATCGTCCCTGCAGCAGGAATGGGAACCCGGTTCCTGCCCGCCACTAAAACGGTGCCGAAAGAGCTCTTGCCCGTCGTGGACACGCCGGGCATCGAGATGATTGCTGAGGAAGCGGCGTCGGCGGGGGCCTCCCGTCTGGCGATTGTCACCGCGCCCAGCAAGGACGGAGTGCTGGGGCACTTCGATCCGCGCCCCGACCTGGAGCAGACCCTGGCAGAACGTGGCAAGGACAAGATCGCCGCGAAGGTTCGCCGTGCCACCGAGGTAATCCGCGTGGAATCCGTGGTCCAGAACAAACCCCTGGGGCTGGGGCACGCGGTGCTGGTTGCGGAGCCTCTCCTCGATGATGACGAGGACTGCGTCGCAGTTATGCTTCCCGACGATCTCGTGCTCCCCATGGGAGTGATGGATCGCATGCGTGAGGTCCGCGAGCGCTTCGGCGGCTCGGTGCTGTGTGCGCTGGAGATTCCGCACGAAGAGGTCTTCAACTACGGCGTTTTCGATATCGAACCCGCAGGTGGCGAAGGTGCGAAGGGTGAGGACTCGCCTGCTGACGTCAAGCGCGTCCGCGGCATGGTGGAAAAGCCGGATCCCGAGGATGCCCCCTCCAACTACGTCGCGGTCGGCCGCTACCTGCTCGATCGCGCGATTTTTGACGCCCTGCGTCGCATCCCCCGCGGCAAAGGTGGGGAATACCAGCTGACCGACGCCATTGAGCTGCTAATCCAGGAGGGGCACCCGGTTCACGTGGTGGTCCACGACGGTTTCCGCCATGACCTGGGCAACCCGGGCGGCTTCATCCGGGCGTGCGTGGATTTCGGTCTGCGACACCCGGACTACGGTGCGGGTCTGCGTGCTTACATGGAGGAGCGCCTGGAGCAGGACCAGTAG
- a CDS encoding 5-formyltetrahydrofolate cyclo-ligase, whose product MDKATLRPLLLSARERRTVDQRRQLDEALVLNICAWIREELPPASLPSPIVAAYVPSLDEPGGSLGEEFLRRIASAVPKARLLLPVCPPGPPAPLRWGFYSGYLMKGRFGLLEPIAVADSLSPDSLSLADAAILPALAANPATGIRIGRGAGYYDRSLAYFRGRSAVTVFPDELRHDIPADPHDVGADAVISADGIATTERP is encoded by the coding sequence ATGGACAAAGCAACACTCCGGCCCCTGCTCCTCTCCGCGCGGGAGCGCAGGACTGTCGACCAGCGACGTCAGCTTGACGAAGCCCTTGTCCTCAACATCTGCGCCTGGATCCGCGAGGAGCTCCCACCCGCATCCCTCCCTAGCCCCATTGTCGCTGCTTATGTCCCCTCCCTCGACGAGCCCGGTGGCAGCCTCGGCGAAGAGTTCCTACGCCGAATCGCCTCCGCCGTCCCCAAAGCTCGCCTCCTGCTACCCGTCTGCCCGCCCGGGCCACCTGCTCCTCTCAGGTGGGGTTTCTACTCCGGCTACCTGATGAAGGGCCGCTTTGGGCTCCTAGAGCCTATTGCCGTAGCCGACTCGCTTTCCCCCGATTCCCTCTCGCTTGCCGACGCCGCCATCCTCCCCGCGCTCGCCGCAAACCCGGCGACGGGGATACGTATCGGCCGCGGGGCGGGCTACTATGACCGCAGTCTCGCATACTTCCGGGGGCGCAGCGCGGTGACGGTATTCCCCGATGAATTGCGCCACGACATCCCTGCTGACCCGCACGATGTCGGCGCCGACGCGGTCATATCGGCCGACGGGATCGCCACGACGGAGCGCCCTTAA
- a CDS encoding SAF domain-containing protein, translating into MPVSTRRPWLKGLGRPRPIAIRRGLGIFVLLVAATLAAADLLNPDSGYVRVFASARDLQAGKTIEKADIVQRDFPRDLVPKNALREEKDLVGKTVALPVSAGELISHNRLVSSQLAEELTGEQNSKIVAVTPAEAGVVAVLHAGDLVDIIAGETEKTSTAPLAHGARVVNIIEEEIVLIALPSGAAELVATASLDSPLTLLITG; encoded by the coding sequence ATGCCCGTTTCAACACGCAGGCCGTGGCTTAAAGGCCTCGGCCGCCCACGCCCGATTGCGATCCGCCGTGGGCTCGGAATCTTTGTTCTTCTGGTAGCCGCTACACTCGCGGCCGCCGATCTACTCAACCCGGATTCTGGCTACGTCCGGGTCTTTGCCAGCGCCCGGGACCTGCAGGCCGGCAAGACTATTGAGAAGGCGGATATTGTTCAGCGCGATTTCCCGCGGGACTTGGTGCCCAAAAATGCCCTGCGGGAGGAGAAGGATTTGGTCGGCAAGACCGTCGCCCTGCCCGTGTCCGCAGGGGAACTTATATCGCACAACAGACTCGTTAGTTCCCAGCTCGCGGAAGAGTTAACCGGGGAGCAGAACAGTAAAATTGTGGCGGTTACTCCCGCCGAAGCGGGTGTTGTCGCGGTACTTCACGCGGGCGATTTGGTCGACATCATCGCCGGAGAAACTGAGAAAACGAGCACTGCGCCGCTCGCCCATGGCGCCCGTGTTGTCAACATCATCGAAGAAGAGATTGTGTTAATTGCATTACCCTCGGGTGCCGCGGAATTGGTTGCAACAGCTTCACTAGATTCCCCGCTGACCCTGCTCATAACTGGATAA
- the mscL gene encoding large-conductance mechanosensitive channel protein MscL translates to MLKGFKDFIMRGNVIDLAVGVVIGSAFTAIVTAFTKSLLEPLLNTIGGAEVKGLGFEIISGNPSTYLDFAAVITAAINFLLVAAVVYFVIVAPMNKFNEIREARLETPAEPEVTEADLLTEIRDLLAEQNGKPKHELN, encoded by the coding sequence ATGCTCAAGGGCTTTAAAGACTTCATCATGCGCGGTAACGTCATCGACCTTGCAGTCGGTGTTGTCATCGGTTCCGCTTTCACGGCCATCGTCACTGCTTTCACCAAGAGCCTGCTCGAGCCGCTGCTGAACACCATCGGCGGCGCTGAGGTCAAGGGCCTCGGTTTCGAAATCATCTCCGGTAACCCGTCGACCTACCTCGACTTCGCTGCCGTCATCACCGCAGCGATCAACTTCCTCCTCGTTGCAGCGGTTGTGTACTTCGTCATCGTCGCTCCGATGAACAAGTTCAACGAGATCCGTGAGGCTCGTCTCGAGACCCCGGCTGAGCCGGAGGTCACCGAGGCCGACCTGCTGACCGAGATTCGTGACCTGCTTGCTGAGCAGAACGGCAAGCCGAAGCACGAGCTGAACTAA
- a CDS encoding MogA/MoaB family molybdenum cofactor biosynthesis protein, producing MERLISAERRSRNAFVVLVGDHFEDADSAASLIVELLEEQGFSVDAVVSTGAVKREIRKALDTAVVGGADLVVTLGGVGVGPRAKTPEATRKVLDTRVHGLEQAIRASGLAAGILEVGLSRGLAGVSGQTVIVNLAETREAIRDGMATAGPLVAHVLDDLCRWSV from the coding sequence ATGGAGCGCCTAATTTCTGCGGAGCGCCGGTCCCGAAACGCGTTTGTCGTGCTTGTGGGCGACCATTTCGAGGATGCCGATAGCGCAGCGTCGCTGATCGTTGAGCTGTTGGAAGAGCAAGGGTTTTCGGTGGATGCCGTCGTGAGCACGGGCGCGGTTAAGCGCGAGATTCGTAAGGCTCTCGATACCGCGGTTGTCGGTGGTGCTGACCTCGTAGTCACCCTGGGCGGTGTCGGCGTGGGTCCGCGGGCGAAAACTCCCGAAGCGACACGGAAAGTTCTCGATACCCGAGTGCATGGCCTCGAACAGGCTATTCGCGCCTCCGGTCTCGCGGCTGGAATTCTCGAGGTCGGCCTGTCCCGAGGTCTGGCTGGGGTCTCTGGCCAGACCGTGATTGTCAATCTCGCCGAGACTCGCGAAGCCATTCGCGATGGCATGGCCACAGCCGGCCCACTTGTAGCGCACGTTCTGGACGATTTGTGCCGCTGGAGCGTATAA
- a CDS encoding S1C family serine protease produces the protein MTNFFDDNSRESGSAGWGRPASGAEAGTNSGVGEAGNVPAGQSAQAQQPNIQQDWQDLSGNPNENPPQSRHSGSKGLGALAIAALMLGSAAVGGGAAALVVANSNSSSTTQNALKEPAETRQAAAPSGSVEEVAQKVLPSVVSITTETEAGVASGSGSILSSDGLVLTNHHVVAGSEEGGRMQVLLSDGSTHPAKVVASDVATDIAVIRIEGVNGLRPISLGNSSQVQVGQQVVAVGSPLGLTSTVTQGIVSAKNRPVSAAAENGESSVIDAIQTDAAINPGNSGGALVDMDGNLIGVPSVIASMKQGSEQAGSIGLGFAIPIDQARRIAEDLIENGHARMPAIGAQIDTRPITNGALVRETTPGGPAEKAGLKGGDVIKKVDDRVLDNGIALIAAIRSHRIGDSVTLTVTDENGGNERTVDVTLGEAPS, from the coding sequence ATGACAAACTTCTTTGACGACAACTCCCGCGAATCGGGGAGTGCGGGGTGGGGGCGCCCGGCCTCTGGGGCCGAGGCCGGTACCAACTCCGGGGTCGGCGAGGCCGGAAACGTCCCAGCAGGTCAATCAGCTCAAGCGCAACAGCCTAACATCCAGCAGGATTGGCAGGACTTGTCCGGAAATCCCAATGAGAATCCGCCCCAGTCCCGTCATTCTGGTTCTAAGGGGCTGGGCGCGCTCGCTATCGCGGCGCTGATGTTGGGCTCCGCCGCAGTCGGCGGAGGTGCAGCGGCGCTCGTAGTGGCTAACTCTAATAGCTCGTCGACTACGCAAAATGCCCTGAAGGAGCCCGCTGAGACTCGTCAGGCTGCAGCTCCATCGGGTTCGGTCGAAGAGGTCGCTCAGAAGGTATTGCCCAGCGTCGTGTCTATCACCACGGAAACTGAGGCGGGCGTTGCTTCGGGGTCCGGTTCAATTCTCTCCTCCGATGGCCTGGTGCTGACTAATCACCACGTCGTCGCAGGCTCCGAGGAGGGCGGCCGAATGCAGGTCCTGCTTTCCGACGGATCGACGCACCCGGCCAAGGTCGTTGCCAGTGATGTGGCAACTGATATCGCGGTCATTCGTATTGAAGGCGTCAATGGTCTTCGTCCAATTTCTCTAGGCAACTCCTCGCAGGTTCAGGTCGGCCAGCAGGTCGTTGCGGTGGGTTCTCCTCTGGGCCTGACCTCGACCGTGACGCAGGGAATCGTTTCGGCGAAGAACCGGCCGGTTTCGGCAGCTGCCGAGAACGGGGAATCGTCGGTCATCGATGCGATTCAGACTGATGCTGCGATTAACCCGGGCAACTCCGGTGGCGCGCTGGTGGACATGGACGGCAACCTAATTGGTGTTCCTAGTGTTATTGCGTCGATGAAGCAGGGTTCTGAGCAGGCCGGCAGCATTGGCCTTGGTTTCGCCATTCCCATTGACCAGGCTCGCCGCATTGCAGAGGACCTCATTGAGAATGGGCATGCCCGGATGCCTGCGATTGGGGCGCAAATTGATACCCGCCCGATTACCAATGGAGCACTGGTACGGGAGACGACCCCGGGTGGCCCTGCGGAAAAGGCAGGTCTCAAGGGCGGAGATGTGATTAAGAAGGTCGACGATCGGGTCCTGGATAACGGTATTGCACTAATCGCCGCCATTCGGTCGCATCGCATCGGGGACTCTGTCACACTTACAGTTACGGACGAAAACGGAGGCAACGAGCGGACCGTAGATGTCACGCTCGGAGAGGCCCCGAGCTAA
- a CDS encoding sensor histidine kinase, giving the protein MPRRSRIPSLRWRLTILTALIVAASVGLMTLAAFFTVQATLYREVDNNLRNQAKQLLESPYASEFAIEPSVSAESLKILNPDLDAVYFARNSVTGKGDTISIGGPELAVLRGNRDESMRTDEFNGRRVYAIRDPNGATLILAQDLTSTQSILQALGVVLLTISAIGVLFAIGAGITVATTGLRPVSRLRVAAERVTATDELRPIPVEGDDELARFTRSFNEMMAALQASRTKQAELVADAGHELKTPLTSLRTNIELLMMASRSGTAISEKDRADLESDVIAQLEELSTLVGDLVDLAREDGPQQVIEEIDLEEIIASSLERIERRRPDLTFDVQQEPWFIYGDPAGLGRAILNLMDNAAKWSPESGTVRIRLRSKSDAVAEFTVADSGPGIPKEDREKVFERFYRSIKSRSMPGSGLGLAIVKSVIVRHGGTISAEESDDGGALMRVSLPGSPKPAGDGSLVEEALSDSTSEHSGPVAE; this is encoded by the coding sequence TTGCCGCGACGTTCGCGCATCCCCTCGCTGCGCTGGCGGCTGACCATCCTGACCGCGTTGATTGTTGCCGCGTCGGTGGGGTTGATGACCCTGGCGGCGTTCTTTACGGTGCAGGCGACTCTTTACAGGGAGGTTGACAACAATCTGCGCAACCAGGCGAAACAGCTTCTGGAGTCGCCGTACGCATCGGAGTTCGCGATTGAGCCGAGTGTGTCGGCGGAGTCGTTGAAGATTCTGAATCCTGATCTCGACGCGGTTTACTTCGCCCGGAATAGCGTCACGGGTAAGGGCGATACGATTTCGATCGGTGGCCCCGAGCTGGCTGTCCTACGTGGTAACCGGGATGAGTCGATGCGCACTGACGAGTTCAATGGGCGCAGGGTCTACGCTATCCGCGACCCGAATGGTGCGACGCTAATTCTGGCTCAGGACCTGACTTCGACGCAGTCTATTCTGCAGGCGCTGGGAGTCGTGTTGCTGACTATCTCGGCTATTGGCGTGCTGTTTGCGATTGGCGCCGGCATCACGGTTGCGACCACGGGTTTGAGGCCTGTGTCGAGATTGCGGGTCGCCGCGGAGCGCGTCACCGCTACGGATGAGCTGCGTCCGATCCCGGTCGAAGGAGACGACGAGCTGGCTCGTTTCACGCGGAGCTTCAACGAAATGATGGCGGCTCTGCAGGCCTCGCGCACGAAGCAGGCGGAGCTCGTCGCGGATGCGGGCCACGAGCTGAAGACACCGTTGACCTCGCTGCGAACTAACATCGAATTGCTGATGATGGCCTCCCGGAGCGGCACTGCGATATCGGAGAAGGATCGCGCGGACCTGGAAAGCGATGTCATCGCGCAGCTGGAAGAGCTGTCGACCCTGGTCGGCGACCTGGTGGACCTGGCTCGCGAGGATGGCCCGCAGCAGGTCATCGAAGAGATTGACCTAGAGGAGATTATTGCTTCTTCCCTGGAGAGGATTGAGCGTCGTCGGCCTGATTTGACCTTCGACGTGCAGCAGGAACCGTGGTTTATCTACGGCGATCCCGCGGGGCTTGGTCGAGCGATCCTGAACCTGATGGACAATGCGGCGAAATGGTCTCCGGAATCGGGCACGGTGCGTATCCGGCTGCGTTCCAAGAGCGATGCCGTCGCGGAGTTTACGGTCGCCGACTCGGGTCCTGGAATTCCAAAGGAGGACCGCGAAAAGGTCTTCGAAAGGTTCTATCGCTCGATTAAGTCGCGGTCGATGCCTGGATCCGGCCTGGGCCTGGCGATCGTTAAGTCCGTCATTGTGCGCCACGGTGGCACTATCTCTGCAGAGGAGTCGGATGATGGAGGTGCTCTTATGCGGGTCTCGCTTCCCGGCAGTCCTAAACCTGCAGGAGACGGGAGCCTCGTTGAGGAGGCTCTTTCCGATTCGACCAGTGAGCACTCCGGCCCTGTAGCGGAATAA
- a CDS encoding response regulator transcription factor produces the protein MKILVVDDDQAVRESLRRSLTFNGYTVDLAEDGEQALQKIAADRPDLAILDVMMPKLDGLDVCRRLRSEGDDLPVMMLTARDSVSERVAGLDAGADDYLPKPFALEELLARVRSLLRRSALDGPTSAEATALQFEDLTLDPETREVFRGERRISLTRTEFALLELLMSNPRRVLSRTAILEDVWGYDFPTSGNALEVYIGYLRRKTESEGEPRLIHTVRGVGYVMRETAP, from the coding sequence ATGAAGATTTTGGTAGTGGATGATGACCAGGCCGTGCGCGAGTCGCTGCGCCGCTCGCTGACCTTCAACGGTTACACGGTCGACTTGGCCGAAGACGGTGAACAGGCCCTGCAAAAGATTGCAGCGGACCGTCCGGACCTGGCAATTTTGGACGTAATGATGCCTAAGCTCGACGGCCTGGATGTGTGTCGTCGACTCCGCAGTGAGGGGGATGACCTTCCTGTCATGATGCTTACTGCGCGTGACTCGGTCTCCGAGCGCGTCGCTGGCCTGGACGCGGGCGCGGATGATTACCTTCCGAAGCCGTTTGCCCTGGAAGAGCTCTTAGCGCGCGTTCGCTCCCTGCTGCGTCGCTCCGCTCTCGACGGTCCTACCTCCGCTGAGGCTACCGCTTTGCAGTTCGAGGATCTGACGCTGGATCCTGAGACCCGTGAGGTCTTCCGCGGTGAACGTCGCATTAGTTTGACCCGTACTGAGTTCGCGCTGCTTGAGCTGCTGATGAGCAATCCGCGCCGAGTGCTCTCCCGCACCGCAATTCTTGAGGATGTCTGGGGCTATGATTTCCCGACATCGGGAAACGCCCTCGAGGTCTATATCGGCTACCTGCGCCGTAAGACTGAATCTGAAGGAGAACCTCGCCTTATCCACACTGTCCGCGGTGTTGGCTACGTGATGCGGGAGACTGCGCCGTGA
- the rpmF gene encoding 50S ribosomal protein L32 encodes MAVPKRRMSRANTRARRSQWKSDNVALQEIKVGGRVYNVPRRIAKAAQLGLVDVDKF; translated from the coding sequence ATGGCAGTACCTAAGCGTCGTATGTCGCGTGCTAACACTCGCGCACGCCGTTCCCAGTGGAAGAGCGACAACGTTGCTCTCCAGGAGATCAAGGTCGGCGGTCGCGTTTACAACGTTCCTCGTCGTATCGCTAAGGCCGCTCAGCTCGGTCTGGTCGACGTCGACAAGTTCTAG
- a CDS encoding type B 50S ribosomal protein L31, giving the protein MKKDIHPDYHPVVFKDASTGHSFLTRSTATSDRTVEWEDGNEYPLIVVDVTSESHPFWTGAQRVMDTAGRVEKFQRRYGNRIRRSKKN; this is encoded by the coding sequence ATGAAGAAGGACATTCACCCTGACTACCACCCGGTGGTATTCAAGGACGCAAGCACGGGCCACTCTTTCCTGACCCGTTCCACCGCCACCTCCGACCGCACCGTCGAGTGGGAAGATGGCAACGAGTACCCGCTGATCGTCGTTGACGTCACCAGCGAGTCGCACCCGTTCTGGACCGGTGCACAGCGCGTCATGGACACCGCTGGCCGCGTCGAGAAGTTCCAGCGCCGTTACGGCAACCGCATTCGCCGCTCGAAGAAGAACTAA
- the rpmB gene encoding 50S ribosomal protein L28 — translation MSAICQVTGRKPSFGKTVSHSHRRTSRRWNPNVQRKKFYLASEGRHVTLNVSPKGLKTIDKLGIEAVVAQIRARGEKI, via the coding sequence ATGTCGGCGATTTGCCAGGTAACGGGACGGAAGCCGTCTTTCGGCAAGACCGTATCCCACTCCCACCGGCGCACGTCGCGCCGTTGGAACCCCAACGTGCAGCGTAAGAAGTTCTACCTCGCCTCTGAGGGTCGCCACGTTACCCTTAACGTGTCCCCGAAGGGTCTGAAGACCATCGACAAGCTCGGCATCGAGGCAGTAGTTGCTCAGATCCGTGCACGTGGGGAGAAGATCTAA
- the rpmG gene encoding 50S ribosomal protein L33: protein MARNDIRPIIKLKSTAGTGYTYVTRKNKRNTPDRITIKKYDPVVRKHVEFREER from the coding sequence ATGGCACGTAATGACATCCGTCCAATCATCAAGCTGAAGTCCACTGCGGGTACCGGTTACACCTACGTGACCCGTAAGAACAAGCGCAACACCCCGGACCGTATCACCATCAAGAAGTACGATCCGGTAGTCCGCAAGCACGTCGAATTCCGCGAGGAGCGCTAA
- the rpsN gene encoding 30S ribosomal protein S14 produces MAKKSKIAKNEQRKEIVARYAERRAELKRIIKSPNSTDEERMDAQYELNRQPRDASPVRVRNRDAADGRPRGYLRKFGLSRVRVREMAHRGELPGVRKSSW; encoded by the coding sequence ATGGCTAAGAAGTCCAAGATTGCCAAGAACGAGCAGCGCAAGGAAATCGTCGCTCGTTATGCAGAACGCCGCGCTGAGCTGAAGCGCATCATCAAGTCCCCGAACTCCACCGACGAAGAGCGCATGGATGCGCAGTACGAGCTGAACCGTCAGCCGCGCGACGCATCCCCCGTTCGCGTTCGCAACCGCGACGCTGCAGACGGTCGTCCGCGCGGATACCTCCGCAAGTTCGGCCTGTCCCGTGTTCGCGTCCGTGAGATGGCCCACCGTGGCGAGCTCCCGGGTGTCCGTAAGTCCAGCTGGTAA
- the rpsR gene encoding 30S ribosomal protein S18 encodes MKRNQPNKKARMEQSRRPKKNPLKAAGVEKVDYKDINLLRQFISDRGKIRSRRVTGLTPQQQRQVATAVKNAREMALLPFTSR; translated from the coding sequence ATGAAGCGCAATCAGCCTAACAAGAAGGCGCGGATGGAGCAGTCCCGCCGCCCGAAGAAGAACCCGCTCAAGGCCGCAGGCGTTGAGAAGGTTGACTACAAGGACATTAACCTGCTCCGCCAGTTCATCTCCGACCGCGGCAAGATCCGTTCCCGCCGCGTCACCGGTCTGACTCCGCAGCAGCAGCGCCAGGTCGCTACCGCTGTGAAGAACGCCCGCGAGATGGCTCTCCTGCCGTTCACCAGCCGCTAA
- a CDS encoding AEC family transporter — MLNLTEILTGFGSVAVLILVGWLFGRSEIVDKKASFTLNMVVFWIAMPCMLAHTLATADAGAVFGAPFAVAAVSALATAVLYRIVAAPPLHQRGADAMVGAMSSSYNNVANLGIPIAVAVLHDATAVVPALIFQIAFYAPLSMIILEVLTRRGRFSIRATLTAPLKNPIFLAAMVGLFVNATGVSIPEVVTKPVGLLGQAAVPMALLAFGISLHGMPFMEAGRSPRRAVVVASLMKLVVHPALALLVGWAAFGLSGKALLAAVVIAGLPTAQNVYTFSTRFGCNLEQARDCGVVTTLACLPTIFLFTLALT; from the coding sequence ATGCTCAACCTCACCGAAATTCTCACAGGCTTCGGCTCCGTCGCCGTGTTAATCCTGGTGGGTTGGCTCTTTGGCCGCAGTGAAATCGTGGACAAGAAGGCATCCTTCACCCTAAACATGGTGGTGTTCTGGATAGCGATGCCCTGCATGCTCGCCCATACACTCGCTACCGCCGATGCCGGCGCAGTATTCGGTGCGCCATTCGCTGTCGCAGCAGTTTCCGCCTTGGCCACTGCCGTGCTCTATAGGATCGTGGCTGCTCCACCGCTGCACCAACGCGGTGCCGACGCGATGGTCGGGGCCATGTCGTCGTCCTATAACAACGTCGCTAACCTGGGTATCCCCATCGCGGTCGCAGTGCTTCACGACGCAACCGCAGTCGTCCCCGCCCTCATCTTCCAGATTGCCTTTTACGCGCCTTTGTCGATGATAATCCTGGAAGTGCTAACCCGTCGAGGCCGCTTTAGTATCCGCGCGACGCTGACCGCACCGCTGAAGAATCCAATTTTCCTCGCGGCAATGGTCGGGCTTTTCGTCAATGCAACCGGGGTTTCAATCCCTGAGGTTGTCACCAAGCCGGTAGGGTTACTCGGCCAAGCCGCAGTTCCGATGGCGCTGCTGGCCTTCGGCATCAGCCTTCACGGGATGCCCTTCATGGAAGCCGGACGCTCTCCGCGCCGAGCCGTCGTGGTTGCTTCGCTAATGAAGCTGGTCGTCCACCCTGCCCTCGCCCTACTCGTTGGATGGGCCGCCTTCGGACTCTCCGGTAAAGCGCTCCTAGCCGCCGTCGTTATCGCTGGCTTGCCGACGGCCCAAAACGTCTATACTTTCTCCACCCGCTTTGGCTGCAACCTCGAGCAGGCCCGCGACTGTGGCGTAGTCACTACTCTGGCCTGTTTGCCAACGATTTTCCTATTCACGCTCGCGCTCACCTGA